The window TCGAACGGTAGTAGGTCTTGGCGAAAAGGTAGACGCTCATGAGCACTTCGCGCTGCTCGGCCGAGACGCCCGCGCCTTCCAGAAACGTCTCCAGCCGCCGGAAGGCGAAGACGACCCGCTCCTCGTGGTTCGACAGGACGCGCCGGTCGAGGATGTGGATGCCGACGGGGGCGGCCGTATAGCGGCGCACGAAATTCAGGCCGCCGAAGTGGTCGATGTGGCCGTGGGTGATCAGGATCGTGCCGACGTCGGCCAGCGTGAAGGCACAGCCGAACGTTTCTTGCAAGCCGGCAAACCCGGCCAGCAGGTCGGCGTTGGGCTGCTCCATGCCCGACCCGCAATCGACCAGGATGGGCCGGTCGCCGTCGTCGATGACGTAGATGTTATTGACCAATGTCGGAAACGACCGCACGGGAAACGAATAAATGATCCGCCCGTTGCCGGTCTGAAAACGTTGCGGGGCTTTCATCATCAGGTCACTCGCAGGTCGGCCGCGTCATGCCGTTCGTAGAGGCGTTCGACGACCACGCGGCGCAATCGTTCGACGGCCTCATATAGCTCGCTAAATGTAGTGTAGAGCGGCGCAATCCCCAGGCGGATGTTATCGGGCCGCCGGAAGTCGGGCAAGACATTGACGTCGCGGATGAGGGCCAGATTGATCCGCAACCCTTCCTCGTGGCCGAGGGAGATGTGGGAGCCGCGCCGGGCCGGGTCGCGCGGCGAATTGAGGCGGAATCCGAGCGATGCCAGGCGCTCATCATAGAGGGCCAGCAGGTATTCGCTGAGCCGCACCGAACGGGCGCGCACCTCGGCCATGCCCGCCTCCAGCAGCAACTCGACGCCCGGCTCCACGGCCGCCAGCGACAGGATGGGCGGCGTGCCGCTGAGGAAGCGCTGCCGTCCGGCGGCCGGGGCGTAGTCGAGGGCGAAATCGAACGGATCGCGTTGGCCGATCCAGCCGCTGATCGGGTTGTCGAGCGCCCCCTGCAAGTCGCCGCGCACGTAGAGGAAAGCCGGCGCGCCCGGCCCGCCGTTGAGATATTTGTAGGTGCAGCCGACGGCCAGATCAGCCGCCGCGCCGTGCAGGTCGACCAACACCGAGCCGGCCGAGTGGCTGAGGTCCCACAGCGCCAGCGCCCCGGCGCGGTGGGCGGCGGCGGTGATGGTCGCCATGTCGTAGACGTAGCCGCTCTTGAAGACGGTGTGGGACAGCGACACCAGCGCCGTGTCATCGTTGATGGCGGCGCAAATCGCCTCGGCCGGGCCGTGGATGCCGTCGGCCGCGGGGATGACGCGCACACGCCGCCCGGTCAGCGCTGCCGCGCTCTGCAAGATGTAGAGGTCGGACGGAAAATTGAGATCGTCGGTCAGGATCGTTTGCCGGTCGGGCCGGGCGGCCAGTGCCGCCAGGGTTAGCTTGTAGAGATTGACCGAGGTCGAATCGGCCAGGATGACCTCGCCCTCGGCCGCGCCGACGAGCCGGGCGATCTTGTCGCCAATGCGCCCGGCGGCCTCGAACCAGCCCTCGCCCCAACTGCGCACGAGGCGTTGCCCCCACTCGCGTTGGATCACCTCGTCCAGGCGGGCGACCGTGGCCCGCGGCAGGCGGCCGAGCGAGTTGCCGTCCAGGTAGATCAGGTCGGGGTCGTCGATGACGAACCGCTCGCGGAAGGCGGTTAGCGGATCGGCGGCGTCTAGCTGACGCGCGGCCGCCAGGCTGAAGGACGCAGCCACGCTCATTGCCCGGCGGGGATGGCGCGCAACATGGCCCGCACCGGGCTGCCGTCGCCGCCGACGATCTTGAGCGGGAAGGCGGCCAGTTCGTACAGCCCATCGGGCACTTCGCTCAGGTCAAGCCCCTCCAGGATGAGGATGCCGTTGCGTTGCATGGCGTGGTGGCCGTCCAGCGTCTTGCTGTCGGGCGCGTCCATCGACGGCGCGTCGGCCCCGTAGAGGACGATGCCCCGCTGCCCCAGATAGTCGGCCAGTTCCGGGCTGGGATGGACGAACTCTTTTTGGAAGGTGCGGCGATCGGCCGTGCTGGCGCTCGACTTGACCAGCAGACGCGGCGCGCGCCCCAGGTCATGCCCGGCGAAATCGTCCGGCGTCAGCGGCCCCGCTGGTTTGGCGACGCTGATCACCTGCGCCGGCCCCCAGTAGGCGGCCAGATCGACCTTCTCCAGCGTCGCGCCGTCGTCGGTGAAGTGGTACGGGGCATCGACGTGGGTGGCCGTGTGGGCGCTCAGGGTCAGCGTCGTCACGTTGACCGTGCTGCCCTCGGCGATGCGGCCGGTCGAGCGCAGTTCATAGTCCGTATCGCCCGGCCAGACGACCATGCCCGCAAATAACGGGCGGCTGATGTCATACAATCGTTCGCTCATCGTTCGGTTTCTCCCATGTTATCCGTGGTAGATTGTGGTTGAGTATAGCCGTTCTATGGGATATGGGACAAAACCGCCTTGTGTGGCAAAATAGCGTTTGAATGAACAAGTGGCGCGCGCGCATCTGGTGGCCGGTGGCCGCCGTGTTGGGGCTGCTGGGGCTGACGCTGGTCGTCATGGCCCAGGGCGACGGCCGCGACTATCTGCCCGTCGTCCTGCGCGGCCCGGTCTCCACCGGCGACCCGGTGGTGAAGATCAACTTCCAACCGGCGGCGGCCGAGGTGCCGCCCGGCTATTGGCCCGACAGCGGGGCGGTCTTCGGCAACCGTGGCAACGGCTTCAGCTACGGCTGGAACGCCGACAACAGCGCCACGACCCGCGAGCGCAACTCCCCCCTGGCCCCCGACCAACGCTACGACACGCTTATCCATCTGCAAAAGCCGGAGAACCCCGACGCCGTATGGGAGATCGCCCTGCCGCCGGGCATCTACGACATCTATGCCGCCGCCGGCGACCCCGACGCCTCCGACGGCTTCATGCACAGCCTGGCC is drawn from Candidatus Promineifilum breve and contains these coding sequences:
- the kynU gene encoding kynureninase gives rise to the protein MSVAASFSLAAARQLDAADPLTAFRERFVIDDPDLIYLDGNSLGRLPRATVARLDEVIQREWGQRLVRSWGEGWFEAAGRIGDKIARLVGAAEGEVILADSTSVNLYKLTLAALAARPDRQTILTDDLNFPSDLYILQSAAALTGRRVRVIPAADGIHGPAEAICAAINDDTALVSLSHTVFKSGYVYDMATITAAAHRAGALALWDLSHSAGSVLVDLHGAAADLAVGCTYKYLNGGPGAPAFLYVRGDLQGALDNPISGWIGQRDPFDFALDYAPAAGRQRFLSGTPPILSLAAVEPGVELLLEAGMAEVRARSVRLSEYLLALYDERLASLGFRLNSPRDPARRGSHISLGHEEGLRINLALIRDVNVLPDFRRPDNIRLGIAPLYTTFSELYEAVERLRRVVVERLYERHDAADLRVT
- a CDS encoding cyclase family protein; the protein is MSERLYDISRPLFAGMVVWPGDTDYELRSTGRIAEGSTVNVTTLTLSAHTATHVDAPYHFTDDGATLEKVDLAAYWGPAQVISVAKPAGPLTPDDFAGHDLGRAPRLLVKSSASTADRRTFQKEFVHPSPELADYLGQRGIVLYGADAPSMDAPDSKTLDGHHAMQRNGILILEGLDLSEVPDGLYELAAFPLKIVGGDGSPVRAMLRAIPAGQ